A window from Salvia miltiorrhiza cultivar Shanhuang (shh) chromosome 2, IMPLAD_Smil_shh, whole genome shotgun sequence encodes these proteins:
- the LOC131011935 gene encoding uncharacterized protein LOC131011935, which produces MVYFTDVRVSNQDYLVVLDNKEQSTGNGTRLKVHKPLIGHYARRWPKFANPLYKAMWTREVRLTKTTVAWTLEAAHHQPTFEVTPLLTLGRRIAEGNAKWRDNMQFFGEFRYSKGYWEWSEDVLSRFASELRTAGIYDPVYASLFTYDRNTEVMKAFCEAWCPTTNTLLTSSGELSISLWDLQFLSGLPAIGRLYDEVVPCTKELLGATQDGDRFVPISCKHLLHAYHAIGNDNGKAPRCSVTIEEWIKFWSKKKSRYQPPPPRKEKKSVRSKATHNPTGEFRAHEPWSSVEKGLFSRLRIDESYWDETYLAAYLACWLCSFVLPEGDATLIRPSTFKMACIMATQQKVALTVPVLASIFRGLNKISDSVEPFRLRAAFPAHFVYAWMAYYFKTHFPLERDSCTPKMVQYSGEGGARFYDDVKARKQIHKGDQVAWSCTMYSWDKDISFVDDENAKESEFCYFMAVRSNYLTRRLEDGFVVEPYSPHRFSRQFGFYQVRPGVLSHNFRKASLEDGLKYWDTTVLRKSMSKALLPCVPSTAKKHLSVDYKDWWSQVYKRSFEENVIHAPPKTSGVSKDRDKTDQLAPPKEKRKVDAAPLDDVNSSSDERHWKKKRVKPVEFANEHSQGDHHDSSATVTKTHDEVLEVVAEAQDDHRNPSFVVDEAREEAFDVDAEESSQDNFESIEGDHLNANPVLNEKASAAPATKVGAKVGAKIGAKIGAISEFNSTSIFDTQIRLCLKNIWGVLRDKIIRTPTQHLSSIEEEVRVGISRMKGLSQDFDLSHLEASIDTLFIRAATYDTARSASHEFGASSGQQFRNNKARLHDARVKENEEIAQVKDIKKELAELEERKDALTKSLRDHSEVLQTTRDEITGLNGAIEKYKNSPLIDDEIVKKEKDSERLLMVAQKSLEDQDPFA; this is translated from the exons ATGGTTTACTTCACGGATGTTCGTGTCTCCAATCAAGATTATTTGGTGGTTTTGGACAACAAGGAGCAATCAACTGGCAACGGAACGCGACTCAAAGTGCACAAACCATTGATTGGTCATTATGCTAGGAGATGGCCTAAATTTGCAAATCCTTTATACAAAGCTATGTGGACCCGGGAGGTTAGGCTGACCAAAACAACTGTGGCTTGGACTTTGGAGGCGGCTCATCATCAACCGACTTTCGAGGTGACTCCCTTATTGACTTTGGGTCGACGGATCGCCGAAGGGAATGCCAAGTGGAGGGATAACATGCAATTTTTTGGAGAGTTTCGCTATAGCAAAGGATATTGGGAGTGGAGTGAAGATGTCCTTAGCCGATTTGCAAGCGAGCTTCGAACTGCCGGGATTTACGACCCTGTGTACGCTTCTCTCTTCACCTATGATCGCAACACCGAAGTGATGAAGGCGTTTTGTGAAGCTTGGTGTCCGACAACCAACACATTGTTAACGTCGAGCGGCGAGCTGTCCATTTCTTTGTGGGATCTGCAATTCTTGTCCGGCCTTCCCGCCATTGGTCGACTTTATGATGAGGTGGTACCTTGCACGAAGGAGCTTCTTGGTGCCACTCAGGATGGGGATCGATTTGTTCCTATAAGCTGCAAGCATCTTCTCCACGCCTACCATGCTATCGGGAATGACAATGGGAAAGCTCCAAGATGCTCGGTCACAATTGAGGAGTGGATCAAGTTTTGGTCCAAGAAGAAGTCAAGGTATCAACCACCTCCACCACGCAAGGAGAAGAAGTCGGTGCGGTCTAAAGCCACACACAATCCTACCGGCGAGTTTCGAGCTCACGAACCATGGTCGTCCGTCGAGAAGGGTTTATTTTCGAGGCTTAGGATTGACGAGAGTTATTGGGACGAGACTTACTTGGCGGCGTATCTTGCTTGTTGGCTTTGCTCTTTCGTTCTTCCCGAAGGTGACGCTACATTGATTAGGCCAAGCACATTTAAAATGGCGTGCATCATGGCAACTCAACAAAAGGTGGCTCTCACTGTTCCCGTCTTGGCTAGCATCTTTCGAggtttaaataaaatttcagatTCCGTGGAGCCTTTTCGACTTCGAGCAGCTTTTCCCGCCCATTTCGTCTACGCATGGATGGCTTATTACTTCAAGACCCATTTTCCACTTGAACGAGACTCTTGCACTCCCAAGATGGTTCAATACTCGGGAGAAGGAGGTGCGAGATTTTATGACGATGTGAAAGCTCGCAAGCAAATTCATAAAGGTGATCAAGTTGCATGGAGTTGCACGATGTATAGTTGGGACAAAGACATCTCTTTCGTTGATGATGAGAATGCAAAGGAGTCCGAGTTTTGCTACTTCATGGCTGTCCGTTCCAACTATCTAACTCGGAGATTAGAAGATGGTTTTGTTGTTGAGCCTTATAGTCCACATCGCTTTAGTCGCCAATTTGGGTTCTACCAAGTAAGGCCGGGTGTGCTTTCTCATAATTTCCGAAAAGCTTCCTTGGAAGATGGTCTTAAATATTGGGATACAACTGTGCTGCGTAAGTCTATGTCCAAAGCTCTTCTCCCTTGCGTGCCTTCGACCGCGAAAAAGCATTTGAGTGTGGATTACAAAGATTGGTGGAGTCAAGTGTATAAACGCTCATTTGAAGAAAACGTGATACATGCTCCGCCAAAGACGAGTGGTGTCTCAAAGGATCGAGACAAGACCGACCAACTTGCCCCTCCCAAGGAAAAACGTAAAGTGGATGCGGCTCCCTTGGATGACGTCAATAGTAGCAGCGATGAGCGTCATTGGAAGAAGAAACGTGTCAAGCCCGTGGAATTTGCTAATGAACATTCTCAAGGTGATCATCATGATTCGAGTGCCACTGTGACAAAG acGCATGACGAGGTTCTTGAGGTTGTAGCGGAAGCCCAAGACGATCATCGCAATCCTTCTTTTGTTGTGGATGAG GCACGTGAAGAGGCTTTTGACGTTGATGCCGAGGAAAGTTCGCAGGATAACTTTGAGTCTATTGAGGGTGATCATTTGAATGCAAATCCTGTTCTCAATGAGAAAGCAAGTGCTGCACCCGCGACTAAAGTTGGAGCCAAGGTTGGAGCTAAGATTGGGGCTAAGATTGGAGCTATCTCTGAATTCAATAGCACGAGTATTTTTGATACTCAAATCAGACTATGTCTCAAAAATATTTGGGGTGTTCTCCGTGACAAGATAATAAGGACGCCAACACAACACTTATCATCTATTGAGGAGGAGGTACGAGTTGGCATTTCTCGTATGAAGGGGTTGTCACAAGACTTTGATCTTTCTCATCTTGAAGCTAGTATCGACACACTTTTTATCCGAGCTGCTACATATGACACGGCAAGGTCGGCATCTCATGAGTTTGGGGCGAGTTCGGGGCAACAATTTCGCAACAACAAGGCTCGCCTTCATGATGCTCGggttaaagaaaatgaagagaTTGCTCAAGTCAAAGATATTAAGAAGGAGCTTGCCGAGCTAGAGGAGCGGAAAGATGCGTTGACCAAGTCTTTGAGGGATCATAGTGAAGTGCTTCAAACAACTCGAGATGAGATCACGGGACTTAATGGAGCAATTGAAAAGTACAA
- the LOC131011936 gene encoding probable CoA ligase CCL8: MELVKKVSHRGSTAPDSIAIRSDQKSHTYHQLVESAKNISNLLSSADLKTVNSPGKNNHFAGARVGIVAKPSPEFVAGVLGTWFSGGVAVPLALSYPEAELLHVMNDADITMILSTEDHHELMKAVAAKTSSQLSLLPPVSSTGVDRTNSQETEVSQAISGDDPALIIYTSGTTGKPKGVVHTHEGILAQVQMLSDAWGYTSDDQFLHCLPLHHVHGLFNALLAPLYAGSLVEFMPKFSVRGIWQRWRESHPDDQTKAEDAITVFTGVPTMYTRLIQGYESMDPELQTASATAARKLRLMMCGSSALPLPVMQQWESITGHRLLERYGMTEFVMALSNPLHGKRKGATVGKPLPGVQAKILAEDGSTDAEVGELYIKSPSLFKEYWKLPEVTKESFIDGGFFKTGDAARIDEDGYYVILGRTNADIMKVGGYKLSARSSFRASNYFRVLCVGVARQSLWGSCNGYSYT; the protein is encoded by the exons ATGGAGCTGGTCAAGAAAGTTTCCCATAGAGGATCTACAGCTCCAGATAGTATTGCAATAAGATCTGATCAAAAAAGCCATACTTATCATCAGCTGGTTGAATCTGCTAAGAACATATCTAACTTGTTATCCAGTGCTGATTTAAAAACT GTCAATAGCCCTGGGAAAAACAACCATTTTGCTGGAGCTAGGGTTGGAATTGTTGCTAAACCTTCTCCCGAGTTTGTTGCTGGAGTGCTTGGAACATGGTTCAGTGGAGGTGTTGCGGTTCCCCTTGCACTCAGCTACCCGGAAGCAGAGCTTCTGCATGTGATGAATGATGCG GATATTACCATGATTCTGAGTACTGAAGATCATCACGAACTAATGAAAGCTGTTGCAGCCAAGACGTCTTCTCAATTATCTCTCCTTCCTCCTGTTTCATCAACTGGAGTTGATCGCACAAATTCACAGGAAACTGAAGTTTCTCAGGCGATTAGTG GAGATGATCCTGCGTTGATCATTTATACAAGTGGCACGACAGGAAAGCCTAAAGGAGTTGTGCACACACACGAAGGTATATTAGCACAG GTCCAAATGCTATCAGATGCTTGGGGATACACATCCGACGATCAATTCTTGCACTGCCTTCCACTACAT CATGTGCACGGACTGTTTAACGCGCTGCTTGCTCCTCTGTATGCTGGTTCATTG GTTGAATTCATGCCGAAATTCAGTGTAAGGGGAATCTGGCAGAGATGGCGAGAATCTCACCCAGATGACCAAACGAAAGCTGAAGATGCTATAACTGTGTTCACCGGA GTTCCAACTATGTACACACGTTTAATACAAGGGTATGAATCGATGGATCCCGAACTACAAACTGCTTCTGCTACAGCTGCAAGAAAGTTGCGTCTCATG ATGTGTGGCTCGTCTGCTCTCCCTCTTCCAGTTATGCAACAGTGGGAATCTATCACCGGGCACCGCCTTCTGGAACGGTACGGCATGACAGAG TTTGTCATGGCACTATCGAATCCCCTACATGGCAAGCGGAAGGGGGCTACAGTCGGCAAGCCTCTTCCCGGTGTGCAG GCCAAGATCCTTGCAGAAGATGGTAGTACAGACGCTGAGGTTGGCGAGCTTTACATTAAAAGTCCTTCATTGTTCAAGGAATATTGGAAGCTGCCCGAG GTGACTAAGGAGTCGTTTATTGATGGTGGTTTCTTCAAAACTGGAGATGCTGCCAGAATCGATGAAGATGGATACTATGTCATCTTGGGAC GTACTAATGCTGATATTATGAAGGTTGGTGGCTACAAATTATCTGCTCGCAGTTCTTTTAGAG CATCCAACTATTTCAGAGTGTTGTGTGTTGGGGTTGCCCGACAAAGCCTATGGGGAAGCTGTAACGGCTATAGTTATACCTGA
- the LOC131011937 gene encoding cytochrome c-type biogenesis CcmH-like mitochondrial protein has product MENEDEVRKDRVVEARARNISHNVRCTECGSQSIEDSQADIAILLRKLIRDEIRSGKNDKEIYKKLEEDFGETVLYTPKFDIQTAAIWLALLTLTGGAVAIWAFNRYRRKNNVHIMALDLVRGVPLTLKERETMFELLTPPSTRWWGKWLPR; this is encoded by the exons ATGGAGAATGAGGATGAAGTGAGAAAGGATCGTGTGGTCGAAGCACGGGCCAGAAATATAAGCCACAATGTGCGGTGCACTGAATGTGGTAGTCAATCTATTGAAGACTCGCAAGCTGACATTGCCATTCTCCTCCGCAAG TTAATACGAGATGAAATTCGGTCTGGTAAAAACGACAAAGAGATCTACAAGAAGCTGGAGGAAGATTTTGGTGAGACGGTGCTTTATACACCAAAATTTGATATACAAACAGCAGCTATATGGCTGGCACTG CTGACACTTACTGGTGGCGCTGTGGCGATATGGGCGTTCAATAGGTACAGGCGAAAGAATAATGTGCACATTATGGCGTTAGACCTTGTCCGAGGAGTCCCATTAACACTGAAGGAGAGGGAGACCATGTTTGAGCTTCTCACTCCACCTTCTACCAGATGGTGGGGAAAATGGCTTCCTCGATGA